The Myxocyprinus asiaticus isolate MX2 ecotype Aquarium Trade chromosome 19, UBuf_Myxa_2, whole genome shotgun sequence nucleotide sequence acTGGCACAACGGCTCACGTCTCATTGTAAGCAAAGACCGCAatgtgctgtgtgcgtttgtgggctAGTTATGGATTAATGTTGACAGTTAGATCATAATTCGGTTCTCAAAACGTTAGAAAAGATGGCCGGTATTGAGATTGCTTCTTAAGTTTCTCCGGTAAGTTGCTCTAGCATGTGCAGCACGGTGGAAAGGGGTGTGtatgtggctgtaaactaaagcctattgacGAGTCGTTCGACATGTCccgcccccacttcctgtttcagtaggaaatatgtcaaaacagCAAATCAAACAGCGCTCGTCAAGGCCCTTGATGACTTTTAGTGTCTTTACAAAACTAACTGAGATGAAGGTAATTTGAGTTTCCATCTCACCTGTGAGAATGTAGGGCTGGAGGTGGGTGAGCTATCTGCCTTGTTGCCATCTTTGGCTGTGCTGTTGGACTGAGAGGAAGACCTGGTGACCAGACCAGGACTGAACACATCATCCAGAGTGCTTACAGCAGGAAGAGTACTCTGAGCCCTCTCCCACTCTCCATCTGTGGAGGACAAGCTTACAGGAGCAGGAGGCATTGGAGTCACACTGATTGCTGCAGGGGTCAAGCTGATGGGAATGGGGGTAAGAGTTGCTGGAAGTTTGGGGGCTCTCTGTTTAACCGGCCGCGAAACGGGGGCTTCCTCCGTCTCCCTCTGCCCGTATTCCAGCCTCAGATATGAGGGCAAGGGATTCTCCCCTTTCTCCAGAGACTTGATCTGGCTGGGTGTCAGAGACTGAAATTCAGCCTTTTCGCCCTCTAGTTTGGATCTTTCAGCGCTGATCTTCCAGAAGGAGGACTCCTCACTGCTGAGCAGCTTGCTACTCTGAGAGGTCTTGGGTTTGGATTCGTTCCCTGAAGAGGGAACAACTGGTTCTATAACACCAGAGATCAGACTGAAGTCCATCTGACTCTGTTAAGAAAGCAAGGACACATTTAGAAAGTCACATTTGTTGTTTTTGCCAACAAACTGATTATGTATTTTTAGAAGAGGAGGCATACTTACCTTGGTCTCCCAAGAGAACGGAGCTGAGTGCTCATCTTGCCAAGTTAAGTCCTTGAAACAGAGAAAAGAGAGATGTTAACTATCGTCATTAAATGGGACATTTCTGAAATCTGTCAATTCTGCCTTTTGTTCTAAATGAGGTCCTAAAATATAGGAGCACTCAATTCAAAAAGTGCATAACAGAACCTAAAACATATGCAAGAAAATATTAAAAGGCAGTGTCTGTGTCCGAAAACAGTAAAATGCTGCCTTTGCAGGCAGTAAACG carries:
- the LOC127409916 gene encoding uncharacterized protein C1orf198 homolog; this translates as MAAAAMAGVVADPPHITEAKKLEYFSNINSMARKIMQEREKIKEGYGSAWDQMSPAEQDSAIDNGMMDPRIRARYAMHRVEREEVICYPKLLIQTGQKTVHFGEEDLTWQDEHSAPFSWETKSQMDFSLISGVIEPVVPSSGNESKPKTSQSSKLLSSEESSFWKISAERSKLEGEKAEFQSLTPSQIKSLEKGENPLPSYLRLEYGQRETEEAPVSRPVKQRAPKLPATLTPIPISLTPAAISVTPMPPAPVSLSSTDGEWERAQSTLPAVSTLDDVFSPGLVTRSSSQSNSTAKDGNKADSSPTSSPTFSQFNTSSNILKTGFDFLDNW